From the genome of Amycolatopsis sp. NBC_01488, one region includes:
- a CDS encoding fumarylacetoacetate hydrolase family protein, translating into MQLVRLGEPGSERPFVRADDGTTYELGGLTADIDGGFLAADGVARVAAALAAGELPKADVEELRVGSPIAQPGKVVCIGMNYRRHAEETGATPPTEPVVFMKAPDVVVGPGDDVLIPRGSVSTDWEVELGVVIGKTARYLDSVDEALEHVAGYVVSNDVSERALQFRTAQWDKGKSCENFNPLGPALVPASEVPDPQDLGLRLWVNGEKKQDSSTKDMIFTVAEIIHHLSQVMVLRPGDLINTGTPEGVALGQPDPKPYLRDGDVVELEIDGLGRQRQTARQA; encoded by the coding sequence GTGCAGCTTGTGCGCCTCGGGGAGCCGGGAAGTGAGCGTCCGTTCGTGCGTGCCGACGACGGCACGACCTACGAGCTGGGCGGCCTGACCGCCGACATCGACGGCGGTTTCCTCGCCGCGGACGGCGTCGCCCGCGTGGCCGCCGCGCTCGCCGCCGGGGAGCTGCCGAAGGCCGACGTCGAGGAACTGCGGGTCGGTTCGCCCATCGCCCAGCCCGGCAAGGTCGTCTGCATCGGCATGAACTACCGCCGCCACGCCGAAGAGACCGGCGCGACGCCGCCCACCGAGCCGGTCGTCTTCATGAAGGCGCCGGACGTCGTGGTCGGCCCGGGCGACGACGTCCTCATCCCGCGCGGGTCGGTCAGCACCGACTGGGAGGTCGAGCTCGGCGTCGTCATCGGCAAGACCGCGCGTTACCTCGACAGCGTCGACGAAGCCCTGGAGCACGTCGCCGGCTACGTCGTCTCGAACGACGTTTCCGAGCGCGCGCTGCAGTTCCGCACCGCCCAGTGGGACAAGGGCAAGTCCTGCGAGAACTTCAACCCGCTCGGCCCGGCGCTGGTCCCGGCGAGCGAGGTACCGGACCCGCAGGACCTCGGCCTGCGGCTGTGGGTCAACGGCGAGAAGAAGCAGGACTCGTCGACCAAGGACATGATCTTCACCGTGGCCGAGATCATCCACCACCTGAGCCAGGTCATGGTCCTGCGGCCCGGCGACCTGATCAACACCGGCACCCCGGAGGGCGTCGCGCTCGGGCAGCCCGACCCCAAGCCCTACCTGCGCGACGGCGACGTCGTCGAGCTGGAGATCGACGGCCTCGGGCGGCAGCGCCAGACCGCGAGGCAGGCCTGA
- a CDS encoding multidrug effflux MFS transporter — protein sequence MTTTAEGTATSRRTQLKFVLVLGGLTAFGPLSIDMYLPALPRMANDLHAADATVQLTLSAFIVGLALGQLVLGPLSDALGRRRPLLVGLVLYVVGSVLCAVSPDAWLLVAARGVQSLGAAAGIVIARATVRDLYSGTAMTKFFSTLMLVSGLAPILAPLIGGQLLNWTSWRGVFVVLTVFGALLLAVVVFAFPEPSVSRSPARLGQVMRTYGRLVLDRSFAGYALAAGLLFASMFAYISGSSFALQGVYGLSPQAYSVVFGVNGVGIVLAGQLNGRLVGRVPERTLLLSGLLLGVFGGASVLVSAVTRAPLAVLLVSLFLLVSSIGLVMPNASSLALASHARSAGAASALLGVLQFVVGAVATPLVGLGGPGTAVPMAATMAGFAVLALTAYLTLAREVSS from the coding sequence ATGACCACCACGGCGGAAGGTACCGCGACGAGCAGGCGGACGCAGCTGAAGTTCGTGCTCGTCCTGGGTGGCCTGACCGCGTTCGGGCCGCTGTCGATCGACATGTACCTGCCCGCGCTGCCGCGGATGGCGAACGACCTCCACGCGGCGGACGCGACGGTCCAGCTCACGCTCAGCGCGTTCATCGTCGGCCTGGCCCTGGGCCAGCTGGTGCTCGGGCCGTTGTCCGACGCGCTGGGACGCCGTCGCCCGCTGCTGGTGGGCCTGGTGCTGTACGTCGTGGGGTCGGTGCTGTGCGCGGTGAGCCCGGACGCGTGGCTGCTGGTCGCGGCGCGGGGCGTGCAGTCCCTCGGGGCGGCCGCCGGCATCGTGATCGCGCGCGCCACCGTGCGCGACCTGTACTCCGGCACGGCGATGACGAAGTTCTTCTCGACGTTGATGCTGGTCAGCGGGCTGGCTCCGATCCTGGCGCCGCTGATCGGCGGGCAGTTGCTGAACTGGACGTCCTGGCGCGGGGTGTTCGTGGTCCTGACGGTGTTCGGCGCGCTGCTGCTGGCCGTGGTCGTGTTCGCCTTCCCGGAGCCGTCGGTTTCGCGGTCTCCTGCGCGGCTCGGCCAGGTGATGCGGACCTACGGGCGGCTGGTGCTGGACCGGAGCTTCGCCGGGTACGCGCTGGCGGCCGGGCTGTTGTTCGCGTCGATGTTCGCCTACATCTCGGGGTCGTCGTTCGCGCTGCAAGGCGTGTACGGGCTCAGCCCGCAGGCGTACAGCGTGGTGTTCGGCGTGAACGGCGTCGGGATCGTGCTGGCGGGCCAGCTCAACGGACGGCTCGTCGGGCGGGTGCCGGAGCGGACCCTGCTCCTGTCCGGGCTGCTGCTCGGGGTGTTCGGCGGGGCATCGGTGCTCGTTTCGGCGGTGACCCGGGCTCCCTTGGCGGTGCTGCTGGTGTCGTTGTTCCTGCTGGTGTCGAGCATCGGGCTGGTCATGCCGAACGCGAGTTCGCTGGCGCTGGCGTCCCACGCGCGTTCGGCGGGGGCGGCGTCGGCGTTGCTGGGGGTGCTGCAGTTCGTGGTGGGCGCGGTGGCGACACCGCTGGTCGGGCTGGGCGGGCCGGGGACGGCGGTGCCGATGGCCGCGACCATGGCGGGGTTCGCGGTGCTGGCGTTGACGGCCTACCTGACCCTGGCGCGCGAAGTCAGCTCCTGA
- a CDS encoding MerR family transcriptional regulator: MLTIGQLAGYVGVTTKTIRVYHAKGLLPEPPRDAVELIKIRTLAEAGVPLARIRELRAGGGLREALRQIDDDLAARIRGLQDTRSRLRQLADGRLSTLPADVVAHLSGLRGLGFSERWVTLQNDLWTLVFATHPETARANFRDQASMLTDPALLEVVLEYDRLHDIDPHDPRVDALADKLVAATHARYGTDLPAYEQGSAIPALVQGAVNASSPAWRRLDSLLRERLSRGTPGLRS, translated from the coding sequence GTGCTCACCATCGGACAGCTCGCCGGGTACGTCGGGGTGACGACCAAGACGATCCGCGTCTACCACGCCAAGGGACTGCTGCCGGAGCCCCCGCGCGACGCGGTCGAGCTGATCAAGATCCGCACGCTCGCCGAGGCGGGCGTCCCGCTGGCTCGCATCCGTGAACTCCGCGCCGGCGGCGGGCTCCGCGAAGCTCTCCGGCAGATCGACGACGACCTCGCCGCCCGGATCCGCGGCCTGCAGGACACCCGCTCGCGGCTCCGGCAGCTCGCCGACGGCCGGCTGTCGACCCTGCCCGCCGACGTGGTGGCCCACCTTTCCGGCCTGCGCGGCCTCGGGTTCAGCGAGCGTTGGGTGACGCTGCAGAACGACCTGTGGACGCTGGTGTTCGCCACCCATCCCGAGACGGCTCGCGCGAACTTCCGCGACCAGGCGTCGATGCTGACCGATCCGGCGCTGCTCGAGGTGGTCCTGGAGTACGACCGGCTGCACGACATCGACCCGCACGACCCCCGCGTCGACGCGCTCGCCGACAAGCTCGTTGCGGCGACGCATGCGCGCTACGGCACGGATTTGCCCGCGTACGAACAGGGTTCGGCGATTCCGGCGCTGGTGCAGGGCGCCGTCAACGCGTCGTCACCCGCCTGGCGACGGCTCGACTCGCTGCTCCGCGAACGCCTCAGCCGAGGGACGCCAGGTCTGCGGTCTTGA
- a CDS encoding NAD(P)/FAD-dependent oxidoreductase, whose protein sequence is MSEPRKIVIVGAGLGGASAAAALRERGYAGEVLLMGSDPHRPYELPALSKGVLLGNADEPDWVHEEKYYAEHDIRFSPGVTATRLELGARLVLDDAGGEHRYDRLVLATGSRPRSLPVPGGDLPGLYTLRSLDDSLKLRSAFAEAERVVIVGAGWLGSEAAAAARTHNADVTVVDPVAVPLANVVGETVGGVFRDLHVSNGVHYRLGEQVAEITGGPDGVRGVRLSGGEELTADVVLIAVGAAPRVELAHAAGLELSDDGGVCVDAGLRTAAPDVYAVGDIAAHFHPRYGRRIRVEHWANAKEQGAHVAQNLLGENEPFLGSPYFFTDQYDLGCEYRGLADPVADELVVRGDLSSREFTAFWLRDGEVAAAMNVNMWDDGDALGALVDGRAKVTAEQLKTADLASLG, encoded by the coding sequence ATGTCGGAGCCGCGGAAGATCGTCATCGTCGGAGCGGGCCTGGGTGGCGCGTCCGCCGCGGCCGCGCTGCGCGAACGCGGTTACGCCGGCGAAGTCCTGCTGATGGGCTCCGACCCGCACCGGCCGTACGAGCTGCCGGCGCTGTCGAAGGGCGTCCTGCTCGGCAACGCCGACGAACCCGACTGGGTGCACGAAGAGAAGTACTACGCGGAGCACGACATCCGCTTCAGCCCCGGCGTCACGGCGACCCGGCTCGAGCTGGGTGCCCGGCTGGTGCTGGACGACGCGGGTGGCGAGCACCGCTACGACCGCCTGGTGCTGGCGACCGGCTCGCGGCCGCGCTCGCTCCCGGTCCCCGGCGGCGACCTCCCCGGCCTGTACACGCTGCGCAGCCTCGACGACTCCCTCAAGCTGCGGTCGGCGTTCGCCGAAGCGGAGCGCGTGGTGATCGTCGGTGCCGGCTGGCTCGGCTCGGAAGCCGCCGCGGCGGCCCGCACGCACAACGCCGACGTGACGGTCGTGGATCCCGTGGCCGTCCCGTTGGCGAACGTCGTCGGCGAGACGGTCGGCGGGGTGTTCCGGGACCTGCACGTCTCGAATGGCGTGCACTACCGCTTGGGCGAGCAGGTCGCGGAGATCACCGGCGGCCCGGACGGCGTCCGCGGCGTTCGCCTGAGCGGCGGCGAAGAGCTGACGGCGGACGTGGTCCTGATCGCGGTCGGCGCGGCACCCCGGGTGGAGCTGGCCCACGCGGCGGGCCTGGAACTGTCCGACGACGGCGGCGTGTGCGTGGACGCGGGCCTGCGCACGGCGGCCCCGGACGTGTACGCGGTGGGCGACATCGCGGCCCACTTCCACCCGCGCTACGGCCGCCGCATCCGCGTCGAGCACTGGGCGAACGCGAAGGAGCAGGGCGCGCACGTGGCGCAGAACCTGCTGGGGGAGAACGAACCCTTCCTCGGTTCGCCGTACTTCTTCACCGACCAGTACGACTTGGGCTGCGAGTACCGCGGTCTGGCGGACCCGGTCGCGGACGAGCTGGTGGTCCGGGGCGACCTGTCCTCGCGCGAGTTCACGGCGTTCTGGCTGCGCGACGGCGAAGTCGCGGCGGCGATGAACGTGAACATGTGGGACGACGGGGACGCGTTGGGCGCCTTGGTCGACGGCCGCGCGAAGGTGACGGCGGAGCAGCTCAAGACCGCAGACCTGGCGTCCCTCGGCTGA
- a CDS encoding enolase C-terminal domain-like protein: MAKIIGIEVLDVRFPTSRELDGSDAMNPDPDYSAAYVVLHADGGPDGYGLAFTIGRGNDVQAAAIRALAPHVVGRDVPEDAAALGALSRTLVGDSQFRWLGPEKGVAHMAVGAIVNAAWDLAARRANLPVWQFAGRMTPEELVSLVDFRYLSDALTETEALDILRRAEPGRAERVKQLEANGYRAYSTSPGWLGYADAKLVRLAEQAVADGFEMIKLKVGGNLEDDVRRMKLARETVGPDVRIAVDANQRWDVSAAVTWMTALAPYDPYWIEEPTSPDDILGHAAIAKALAPIRVATGEHVQNRVIFKQLLQANAISVLQLDAARVGGFNENLAILLLAAKFGVPVCPHAGGVGLCELVRHLSMFDFVAVSGTDADRSIEWVDHLHEHFTDPAVVERGRYLAPTAPGFSARMHDATLRRFRFPDGPEWTETASE, from the coding sequence ATGGCGAAGATCATCGGCATAGAGGTGCTCGACGTCCGGTTCCCGACCTCGCGGGAGCTGGACGGCTCGGACGCCATGAACCCCGACCCGGACTACTCCGCCGCCTACGTCGTGCTCCACGCCGACGGCGGCCCGGACGGCTACGGCCTCGCGTTCACCATCGGCCGCGGCAACGACGTCCAGGCCGCGGCGATCCGCGCGCTCGCGCCGCACGTCGTCGGCCGCGACGTCCCCGAGGACGCGGCCGCGCTCGGCGCCCTGTCCCGCACGCTCGTCGGCGACTCGCAGTTCCGCTGGCTGGGCCCGGAAAAAGGCGTCGCGCACATGGCGGTCGGCGCGATCGTCAACGCCGCCTGGGACCTCGCCGCCCGCCGCGCGAACCTGCCCGTCTGGCAGTTCGCTGGGCGCATGACGCCGGAGGAGCTGGTCAGCCTCGTCGACTTCCGGTACCTCTCCGACGCGCTCACCGAGACCGAAGCCCTGGACATCCTGCGGCGGGCGGAACCGGGCCGCGCCGAACGGGTGAAGCAGCTCGAGGCGAACGGCTACCGCGCCTACAGCACGTCGCCCGGCTGGCTCGGGTACGCCGACGCGAAGCTCGTACGGCTCGCCGAGCAGGCCGTCGCCGACGGCTTCGAGATGATCAAGCTGAAGGTCGGCGGCAACCTCGAGGACGACGTCCGCCGCATGAAGCTCGCCCGCGAGACCGTCGGCCCGGACGTCCGGATCGCCGTCGACGCCAACCAGCGCTGGGACGTCTCCGCCGCGGTCACCTGGATGACCGCGCTCGCACCGTACGACCCGTACTGGATCGAGGAGCCGACCTCCCCGGACGACATCCTCGGCCACGCCGCCATCGCGAAAGCGCTTGCGCCCATCCGCGTCGCGACCGGCGAGCACGTCCAGAACCGCGTGATCTTCAAGCAGCTGCTGCAGGCGAACGCGATCTCCGTGCTGCAGCTGGACGCGGCCCGCGTCGGCGGCTTCAACGAGAACCTGGCGATCCTGCTGCTGGCCGCCAAGTTCGGCGTGCCGGTGTGCCCGCACGCCGGCGGCGTCGGGCTCTGCGAACTCGTGCGGCACCTCTCGATGTTCGACTTCGTGGCGGTGTCCGGCACCGACGCGGACCGCTCCATCGAGTGGGTCGACCACCTGCACGAGCACTTCACCGACCCGGCCGTCGTCGAGCGCGGCCGGTACCTCGCCCCGACCGCACCCGGGTTCTCCGCGCGCATGCACGACGCCACGCTGCGCCGGTTCCGCTTCCCGGACGGTCCCGAGTGGACGGAGACCGCAAGTGAGTGA
- a CDS encoding SDR family oxidoreductase codes for MTTYFVTGATGFIGKRLVARLLRRPETSAVYALVRETSRERLTTLAQDRPDADKLHPVVGDLAEPRLGVDPAELEHLDHVVHLAAIYDLTADADANRRANVDGTRHLLAFAAAAGAGLVHHVSSIAVAGDHAGRFTEADFDLGQHFGSPYHATKFQAEKLVREQSLPCRVYRPSAVVGDSRTGEMDKVDGPYYFLPAISRLAALPARLPLAAPGLGATNLVPVDYVVEAMEFLMHRDAPSGATYHLAAARPQSLNSVYNAFARAAGGPTIRAVLPARASGVVRRVGARLAHAAASGVDRLPGGRATRAAVLEELGVPLDVLPHLSMDVVFDTARTTTALFGSGIELPELRDYAAPLYRYWQAHLDPDRARRRPGLAGRTVLITGASSGIGRASALALARKGAKVILVARRVSELDEVRDEITAAGGAAAAYPCDLTDGDAVDALVKDVLGEHGAVDVLVNNAGRSIRRSVALSTERFHDYERTMAINYFGPVRLILGFLPSMAQRRFGHVVNVTTQGLQTDTPRFSAYLAPKAALEEFALVAGRETLSDGVTFTSVRMPLVRTPMIAPTGYRGIPSSSPERAAALVVKACEERPEILSLPEGRAAELATLVAPRLARFAAHLAYRAMPESAPEARDLPRRPAPAAVAAAVTRSFWRRRA; via the coding sequence ATGACGACCTACTTCGTGACGGGCGCGACGGGCTTCATCGGGAAACGCCTGGTCGCCCGCCTGCTGCGGCGACCGGAGACGTCCGCCGTGTACGCCTTGGTCCGCGAAACCTCCCGCGAGCGCCTGACCACCCTGGCCCAGGACCGGCCGGACGCGGACAAGCTCCACCCGGTGGTCGGCGACCTCGCCGAACCCCGCCTCGGCGTCGACCCGGCCGAGCTGGAGCACCTCGACCACGTCGTCCACCTCGCCGCGATCTACGACCTCACCGCCGATGCGGACGCCAACCGGCGCGCCAACGTCGACGGCACCCGCCACCTGCTCGCCTTCGCCGCCGCGGCCGGCGCGGGGCTGGTGCACCACGTGTCCTCGATCGCCGTCGCGGGCGACCACGCGGGGCGCTTCACCGAGGCCGACTTCGACCTCGGCCAGCACTTCGGCTCGCCGTACCACGCGACGAAGTTCCAGGCCGAGAAGCTGGTCCGCGAGCAGTCCCTGCCCTGCCGCGTCTACCGGCCCTCGGCCGTCGTCGGCGACTCGCGCACCGGCGAGATGGACAAGGTCGACGGCCCGTACTACTTCCTCCCCGCCATCTCGCGGCTGGCGGCGCTGCCCGCGCGGCTCCCCCTCGCCGCGCCCGGCCTCGGCGCGACGAACCTGGTGCCGGTCGACTACGTCGTCGAGGCGATGGAATTCCTGATGCACCGGGACGCGCCGTCCGGGGCGACCTACCACCTCGCCGCCGCGCGGCCGCAGTCGCTCAACTCCGTCTACAACGCCTTCGCGCGCGCCGCGGGCGGGCCGACGATCCGGGCCGTGCTGCCCGCGCGGGCGTCCGGGGTCGTGCGGCGCGTCGGCGCCCGGCTGGCCCACGCGGCGGCTTCGGGCGTCGATCGCCTGCCCGGCGGCCGGGCCACTCGCGCGGCCGTCCTGGAGGAGCTGGGCGTTCCCCTCGACGTGCTGCCGCACCTGAGCATGGACGTCGTCTTCGACACCGCGCGCACCACGACCGCGTTGTTCGGCAGCGGCATCGAGCTGCCGGAGCTGCGGGACTACGCGGCGCCGCTCTACCGGTACTGGCAGGCCCACCTCGACCCCGACCGCGCCCGGCGCCGGCCCGGCTTGGCCGGGCGGACGGTGCTGATCACCGGCGCGTCGTCCGGGATCGGGAGGGCGTCGGCGCTCGCTTTGGCCCGCAAGGGTGCGAAGGTGATCCTCGTCGCCCGGCGCGTTTCGGAACTCGACGAAGTCCGCGACGAGATCACCGCGGCCGGCGGTGCCGCGGCGGCGTACCCGTGCGACCTCACCGACGGCGACGCCGTCGACGCGCTGGTCAAGGACGTGCTCGGCGAGCACGGCGCGGTCGACGTGCTGGTGAACAACGCCGGCCGGTCGATCCGGCGCTCGGTCGCGCTGTCCACGGAACGCTTCCACGACTACGAGCGCACGATGGCGATCAACTACTTCGGACCGGTGCGGCTGATCCTCGGTTTCCTGCCGTCGATGGCGCAGCGGCGGTTCGGCCACGTCGTCAACGTCACGACCCAGGGCCTGCAGACCGACACCCCGCGCTTCTCGGCGTACCTGGCGCCGAAGGCGGCGCTGGAGGAGTTCGCGCTCGTGGCCGGGCGCGAGACGCTCTCGGACGGCGTCACGTTCACCTCCGTGCGGATGCCGCTGGTGCGGACGCCGATGATCGCGCCGACCGGCTACCGCGGCATCCCGTCGAGCAGCCCGGAGCGCGCGGCCGCGCTCGTCGTGAAGGCGTGCGAGGAGCGGCCGGAGATCCTCAGCCTGCCCGAAGGCCGGGCGGCCGAGCTGGCGACGCTCGTCGCGCCGCGGCTCGCGCGGTTCGCCGCGCA